In one Zobellia galactanivorans genomic region, the following are encoded:
- a CDS encoding SusD/RagB family nutrient-binding outer membrane lipoprotein gives MKKIYNILNKSLLVFSFGILATSCSDDFYDVNDNPNDPSISTPIQTLPTAQVTFASLNGTSMTYVGNMFVYNWATPSNWSANSDFFRYNVSSSFYTNIFETSYSSIFKNLTYIENYEDPTGAVDYSAYDVIAQTMKGFQYQYLVDLYGDVPFSEANLRAENTTPVYDDAETVYKSVIDSLTRVATMALDLPENAETPGDSDIFFGGDMEKWAQFANTIKLRMLVRLSNTGQDTYIKEQIGLIDANGAGYIQEDVMANPGYSKNADKQSPFYDYAGWDEGDAETNRHDYTVATDHTVNYLSATNDPRLGYLYSPSENSGTFKGVWQAINLPGSGYTSKDLSKIGSGLLKSPTQDQPIMLLAEALLLRSEAIVRGYINGSDADAKQLYNDAITASFEYLEVEDAATEAETYYSQAIKNTGWDASTDKIEAIITQKWVVLNGTSSIESWIENTRTGFPVDLPVSGDSDGVRPVSLLYPTSEYSRNSQNVPPTTREDAFTKYPFWK, from the coding sequence ATGAAAAAAATATATAACATTTTGAACAAGAGCTTGCTGGTATTCTCCTTTGGAATTCTTGCCACAAGCTGTAGCGATGATTTCTACGATGTCAACGACAATCCGAACGACCCGTCGATATCAACACCGATACAAACCCTACCTACCGCACAGGTAACTTTCGCCTCGTTGAACGGTACCTCGATGACCTATGTTGGTAATATGTTTGTATACAACTGGGCAACACCATCCAACTGGTCCGCTAACTCAGATTTTTTCCGATACAACGTTTCCAGTAGTTTTTATACGAATATATTCGAAACATCTTATTCTTCTATTTTCAAAAACCTTACCTATATTGAAAATTATGAAGACCCGACAGGAGCCGTAGATTATTCTGCTTATGATGTTATCGCCCAAACTATGAAAGGCTTCCAGTATCAGTATTTAGTGGACCTGTATGGAGATGTTCCTTTCTCCGAAGCAAACCTACGGGCCGAAAACACCACTCCCGTATATGACGATGCAGAAACGGTATACAAAAGTGTTATCGATTCACTGACCCGTGTAGCCACTATGGCCCTAGATTTACCAGAAAATGCCGAAACCCCTGGGGACAGCGACATATTCTTTGGTGGAGATATGGAAAAATGGGCTCAATTTGCAAACACCATAAAATTACGAATGCTTGTCAGACTAAGTAATACAGGCCAAGACACCTATATAAAAGAGCAGATAGGCTTAATCGATGCAAACGGAGCCGGGTATATCCAAGAAGACGTTATGGCTAATCCTGGATACTCTAAGAATGCGGACAAACAAAGTCCTTTTTACGATTATGCCGGTTGGGACGAAGGCGACGCAGAAACGAACCGCCACGATTATACTGTCGCAACTGACCATACCGTTAATTACCTTTCCGCAACCAATGACCCGCGCTTAGGATATTTATACAGTCCATCAGAAAATTCAGGGACATTCAAAGGTGTTTGGCAAGCTATAAATCTTCCTGGCTCAGGCTATACCTCCAAGGATTTATCCAAGATAGGCTCCGGTCTTCTTAAAAGTCCTACACAAGACCAGCCCATTATGCTGTTGGCCGAAGCACTTTTATTGCGATCAGAAGCCATTGTTCGAGGGTATATCAACGGAAGTGATGCAGATGCAAAACAGTTATATAATGATGCCATTACCGCTTCTTTTGAATATCTCGAGGTAGAGGATGCCGCTACAGAAGCAGAGACCTATTACTCGCAAGCCATCAAAAATACAGGCTGGGATGCTTCTACAGATAAAATCGAAGCCATTATCACTCAAAAATGGGTTGTTCTCAACGGTACAAGCTCGATAGAGTCTTGGATAGAAAACACAAGAACAGGTTTTCCTGTTGACCTTCCAGTTTCCGGTGACTCAGATGGGGTACGACCAGTATCTCTACTTTACCCGACCTCGGAATATTCTAGAAATAGCCAAAATGTACCTCCGACGACGAGAGAAGACGCATTTACTAAATATCCATTCTGGAAATAA
- a CDS encoding SusC/RagA family TonB-linked outer membrane protein produces MRAKQKGLLTLLLALIVQLSFAQSKTITGKVLDQDGLPLPGVNIVVQGTTNGTQTDFDGIFAIKAETGQNLIFSYLGYKDSSQKVGNSNTINVQMEEDAEALEEVVVTALGIERKPRELSYSVGKVDNDQLTQTRAVNTATAMVGKVSGMQINTISNGVNPSTRVVLRGNRSLLGNNQALIVVDGYPSSRDAFDRINPDDIAEISVLKGANASALYGSDAANGVVVIKTKSGEGKVSVTFNSSIQQESVAFLPELQDEFGVGGFPDGTLWPLENVAWGPRFDGRLVDASETYEDGSVWQVPYSPIPGNHKSFFQSGSTIRNGISFSGGDEKSDFLFSLDHSLTDGVIPKDQYNRTNVRLKGSYDFGKLEVGGNLSLFRSHANVVGQGGHQERPLYWYILNTPLHIPINEVKDWRTGQFTRNEASYYAFYENPWFILDTQRNTTDRTEMTFIGDMKYDFTDWLSASLKLGFTKYAYEYKEEHGGLSYAFELPNTYARIDEFNPSTYDAMLNSSRFNSDFIINIDKDLSESFSINANLGHNIRITDSKTINVEGLNLIIPDFYNVSTRTGELQGDEGRTDYRKVGVYGDLTFGFKDYLFLNATARNDWSSALPADNRSYFYPGAGISFVPTDAFEGLKGTLRYLKANVNWTKTGNDADPYVINQVFSAPTGFPYGSTTGLSLSGREPNPNLSPEFTTSLEAGIEFAFFKGDRLSGSITGYQTNTTDQIVPINTSTTSGATSILTNLGEVQNQGLEVDLNGTILKNEDFSWDLGVNYALNKSEVISLSDGVNEIEIGSPYVDGPGYGAVVVAKVGESYPLLKTTDYQRDELGRVIVGDDGDPLEASDLQIQGKTTPDYIVGLNTTLKYKGLSLYAVADYRTGHVYYNNIVDVLEFTGLTQHGVTAGRQAFVFPNSVYEDGSGGYVENNDRLTSGGGNSFWDVYGDTKSNYVSDASVLKLREISLSYSFDDAIVDKLGMQALSLGLYGRNLFMWRPADNVYTDPEFNYSSGNAVGFGTQSQTPPTRQYGLTLTAKF; encoded by the coding sequence ATGAGAGCAAAACAAAAAGGATTGTTGACGCTGTTATTGGCGTTAATTGTGCAGTTATCTTTTGCACAAAGCAAAACCATAACCGGTAAGGTTTTAGATCAAGATGGTCTTCCATTGCCGGGGGTTAACATTGTCGTACAAGGCACCACAAATGGTACCCAAACTGATTTTGACGGTATTTTTGCCATTAAAGCCGAGACAGGTCAAAACTTAATCTTTTCCTACCTAGGTTACAAAGACAGTAGCCAGAAAGTTGGCAACAGTAACACCATCAATGTTCAAATGGAAGAAGACGCAGAAGCATTGGAAGAAGTGGTGGTTACTGCCTTGGGTATAGAAAGAAAGCCACGTGAACTTTCTTACTCCGTAGGAAAAGTAGACAATGATCAGTTAACTCAAACGAGGGCTGTAAATACCGCTACGGCCATGGTAGGTAAAGTTTCCGGTATGCAAATAAACACTATTAGCAACGGAGTTAACCCAAGCACAAGGGTTGTTTTAAGGGGTAACCGTTCGTTATTAGGAAACAACCAAGCCTTAATTGTTGTCGATGGATATCCCTCAAGCAGAGATGCCTTTGACCGCATTAACCCTGACGACATTGCCGAAATTTCGGTGTTAAAAGGAGCTAATGCATCCGCTCTTTACGGTTCCGATGCAGCCAATGGAGTTGTCGTTATCAAAACTAAATCGGGGGAAGGAAAAGTTAGCGTCACATTCAACTCCAGTATCCAACAAGAGTCAGTAGCCTTCTTACCTGAATTACAAGATGAGTTTGGTGTTGGAGGTTTTCCCGATGGAACACTATGGCCACTAGAAAACGTAGCATGGGGCCCACGTTTTGACGGACGTCTGGTCGATGCCAGTGAAACTTATGAAGATGGTAGTGTTTGGCAAGTTCCCTATAGCCCAATCCCAGGAAACCATAAGTCCTTCTTTCAATCAGGAAGTACGATAAGAAACGGTATTTCATTTAGTGGAGGAGACGAAAAGAGTGACTTCCTATTCTCTCTAGACCACTCCTTAACCGATGGCGTAATACCTAAAGACCAATACAACCGAACCAATGTTAGATTAAAAGGATCTTACGACTTTGGCAAACTGGAAGTTGGAGGTAACTTATCTTTATTCCGTTCCCATGCTAATGTTGTAGGTCAAGGTGGTCACCAAGAAAGACCTCTCTATTGGTATATTTTAAATACTCCTTTACACATCCCAATCAACGAAGTAAAAGATTGGAGAACGGGTCAATTCACAAGAAACGAAGCTTCCTATTATGCTTTCTATGAGAATCCATGGTTTATATTGGATACCCAAAGAAACACAACCGATCGTACCGAAATGACTTTTATCGGGGACATGAAATACGATTTCACCGACTGGCTTTCAGCTTCATTAAAACTAGGTTTTACCAAATATGCCTATGAATACAAAGAAGAACATGGGGGACTATCCTATGCTTTTGAATTACCCAATACTTATGCTAGAATCGATGAATTCAATCCGAGTACATACGATGCGATGCTAAACAGTTCCCGTTTCAACAGCGATTTCATCATTAATATCGACAAAGATTTATCCGAAAGTTTCTCTATCAACGCGAACTTAGGACACAACATTAGAATTACCGATTCTAAAACCATCAATGTCGAGGGACTAAACTTAATTATACCTGACTTCTATAACGTATCTACTAGAACTGGCGAATTACAAGGCGACGAAGGCAGAACAGACTATAGAAAAGTTGGGGTTTATGGTGATCTTACATTTGGCTTCAAAGATTACCTTTTCTTGAATGCCACCGCCAGAAACGATTGGTCTTCTGCCCTACCTGCAGATAACCGCTCCTATTTTTACCCAGGAGCAGGTATTTCGTTCGTACCAACTGATGCATTTGAAGGATTAAAAGGCACCTTAAGATATTTGAAAGCCAACGTAAACTGGACAAAAACCGGTAACGACGCCGACCCTTATGTAATCAACCAAGTCTTTAGCGCGCCAACCGGATTTCCTTATGGATCGACTACGGGACTATCTTTATCCGGTAGGGAGCCCAATCCGAATTTAAGCCCTGAATTTACTACTTCTTTGGAAGCTGGTATTGAATTCGCTTTCTTTAAAGGCGACCGACTATCAGGTAGCATTACAGGTTATCAGACAAACACTACAGATCAAATCGTCCCCATCAATACATCCACAACTTCAGGTGCCACAAGTATTTTAACCAACTTAGGAGAGGTACAAAACCAAGGTTTGGAAGTTGACTTAAACGGAACCATTCTAAAAAACGAAGACTTTTCTTGGGACTTGGGCGTCAACTATGCTTTAAACAAATCGGAAGTAATCTCTCTTTCTGATGGTGTTAACGAAATCGAAATAGGCTCTCCATACGTAGATGGTCCCGGCTATGGTGCAGTTGTAGTTGCAAAAGTAGGCGAGTCTTACCCCCTACTTAAAACTACCGATTATCAAAGGGATGAACTGGGAAGAGTAATTGTTGGAGATGATGGTGACCCACTAGAAGCATCAGATCTCCAAATTCAAGGAAAAACAACTCCTGACTATATCGTAGGGTTAAACACTACCCTAAAATACAAAGGTTTATCACTATATGCCGTAGCCGATTACAGAACAGGTCATGTATATTACAACAATATCGTTGACGTCCTTGAATTTACCGGGTTGACGCAACATGGTGTTACCGCTGGAAGACAAGCCTTCGTCTTTCCTAACTCGGTATATGAAGACGGCTCAGGTGGCTATGTCGAAAACAATGATCGTTTAACAAGTGGCGGCGGTAATTCTTTCTGGGACGTATACGGTGACACCAAATCAAATTATGTTTCCGATGCCTCTGTACTAAAATTAAGAGAGATATCCCTTTCGTATTCTTTCGATGATGCAATCGTAGACAAATTGGGTATGCAAGCTCTAAGCCTTGGACTCTATGGCCGTAATTTATTTATGTGGAGACCAGCTGACAATGTTTACACTGATCCAGAATTCAATTATTCATCCGGTAATGCTGTTGGCTTCGGTACCCAGTCCCAAACTCCACCGACCAGACAGTATGGTTTGACTTTAACAGCTAAATTCTAA
- a CDS encoding SusD/RagB family nutrient-binding outer membrane lipoprotein: protein MKKNIIIALLSLVALSCTNDLEELNVNKKDFANTTDASLFTSAQYKLFNQMAETSVNENIFRLIVQHWTETTYTDEANYDLKTRRIDEFHWEVLYRDVLKNFKEAKSLVSGLPDVQANKIATIELYEIYTYYVLVTSFGDIPYTEALDIDVLNPVFDKQDVVFNDLIDRLDNNVLSKFVEDEVGFSASEDIVYNGDIAQWKKFANSLKLQMGMMLADSDPAKAETVVSSAVASGVFTSASDDMKIAFESAAPYTNPVYAALVLSGRDDYVPTNTIVDMMGSLNDPRRDDYFTQHNGEYVGGIPGKLNSFPNFSHVSDKIGKDPTLEAPLLTYYDVEFLLAEAVERGFITGDAETHYNNAVTASINYWGGTDAEAAGYLGQASVAYSTAPGDYKQKLGTQKWLALYNRGFESWTEWRRLDYPLLTAPEDAETTNGQPPYRLTYPDVELTLNEVNIKAAITSIGGDELETKLFWDKN from the coding sequence ATGAAAAAAAATATAATCATAGCTCTTTTGTCTTTAGTGGCGCTATCGTGCACTAATGATTTGGAGGAGCTGAACGTAAACAAAAAGGATTTTGCAAACACCACCGATGCATCCCTTTTTACAAGTGCCCAGTATAAGTTGTTTAATCAGATGGCCGAAACTAGCGTCAATGAAAACATCTTTAGACTAATAGTTCAGCATTGGACAGAGACGACCTATACAGATGAGGCCAATTATGACCTTAAAACTAGACGAATCGATGAATTTCATTGGGAAGTTTTATACAGGGATGTATTGAAAAACTTTAAGGAAGCCAAAAGTTTAGTTAGTGGTTTGCCAGATGTACAGGCCAACAAGATCGCGACTATTGAACTATACGAAATTTACACCTATTATGTTCTTGTAACTTCTTTTGGGGACATCCCTTACACAGAAGCACTGGACATAGATGTTTTAAATCCCGTATTTGACAAACAAGACGTTGTATTTAATGACTTAATTGACAGACTTGATAATAACGTACTTTCAAAATTCGTAGAGGATGAAGTCGGTTTTTCAGCATCTGAAGATATCGTTTATAATGGTGACATTGCCCAATGGAAAAAGTTCGCTAACTCTTTAAAGTTACAAATGGGAATGATGTTGGCCGATTCAGACCCAGCCAAAGCCGAAACTGTTGTAAGTTCTGCTGTTGCCAGTGGTGTTTTCACTTCTGCAAGCGACGACATGAAAATAGCTTTCGAAAGTGCAGCACCGTATACCAACCCCGTTTATGCGGCATTGGTATTATCCGGACGTGATGACTATGTCCCAACCAACACTATTGTTGACATGATGGGGTCTTTGAACGACCCTAGAAGAGACGACTATTTCACCCAACATAACGGTGAATACGTTGGAGGTATTCCTGGTAAACTAAACTCCTTTCCAAACTTTTCACATGTATCGGACAAAATCGGTAAAGACCCGACTTTAGAAGCTCCATTGCTTACTTATTACGATGTTGAATTCTTATTGGCCGAAGCTGTAGAGAGAGGTTTTATTACCGGTGATGCAGAAACGCACTATAACAATGCCGTTACCGCTTCCATCAATTATTGGGGAGGAACAGATGCGGAAGCCGCAGGTTATTTGGGACAAGCCTCTGTTGCATACAGTACGGCCCCTGGAGATTACAAACAAAAATTAGGCACTCAAAAATGGTTGGCACTTTACAATAGAGGTTTTGAATCATGGACTGAATGGAGACGATTAGATTACCCATTATTAACTGCTCCCGAAGATGCGGAGACGACCAACGGTCAGCCTCCATACCGATTGACCTACCCAGATGTTGAACTTACTTTGAACGAAGTAAATATAAAGGCAGCTATCACAAGTATCGGTGGAGACGAATTGGAAACAAAGCTATTCTGGGATAAAAACTAA
- a CDS encoding SusC/RagA family TonB-linked outer membrane protein — translation MRAKQKGLLTLFLALIVQLSFAQSKTITGTVTDQEGLPLPGVNILVQGTTNGTQTDFDGNYAISASEGQSLVFSYIGYKNETRTIGGSTTINLQMSEDAQALDEVVVTALGIKREKKSLGYATQKVDAEELTTVKESNVLNQLSGKVAGLAVQRTNNLGGSTNVVIRGQTSLTGSNQALFVVDGVPISNRNTNTGTQSQGATGYDYGNPISDINPDDIESMNVLKGAAATALYGSRASNGVIVINTKKGTSANKKDYTITLSSNASIGSIDNTTFPKFQQEYGAGYGGDDYNFTPSDFNGDGTIDRYANVNDDASFGPAFDSNLKLLQWDALYPQLPDTYGVARPWEASKNGPLSFFTTPTSFTNSVSVAKQFADRDGSFRLSYSNYDATGILPNSSQKRNTFSLSATAMLTDKLQATGYVTYVNSKTVGRNSTGYNDNIVGFMRQWGQNNVDFAKQKAAYEATGENITWNPKSPTDLQPIYWDNPYWTRYENYQNDGRDRLTGYAQLKYDITDNLSVTGKAAVDQYSEIQEERRAVGSVATAFGINEGSDGSYNRNDQQSGYLRRNINSRETNVDLLINYSKNFTDDLSFSSFLGGNVRHSTLNMLTAATNGGLKVPGVYSLQNTTDALPNPKERDETIEVQSFYAGATFGYRDFLFLEGTLRRDQSSTLPADNNSYYYPAVSGSYLFSNNLNVPFIKFGKLRANWAQIGNDTGFDDIYDTYTALTSFQGNAAAAVSNSKKNPNLKPELSTSYEVGLEMRFLEKANLGFDLALYKTNTTDQIVPVSVSETTGYVSKIINAGELESKGIELTAFSEFDITDDFKWKLNVNWSKNESTVISLAEGLDELLIGSFGVQVVAKPGERYGALKGTDYTYNENGQRIIGDNGKPVWSDADQIIGNGNPDWVGGVRNTFAYKNLALSVFVDIRSGGDMYSLDQRYGQATGVLASTSYINDLGNPVRNALSDGGGFIYEGVLADGTPNTTRLDASGFGNTGYQALPLSEFVYDASFVKLREVSLAYNFPKDFVSKLKMDNLSLSLVGSNLWIIHKNIPDADPETGFGAGNIQGISSGSLPTTRNFALNVKLQF, via the coding sequence ATGAGAGCAAAACAAAAAGGATTGTTGACGCTGTTTTTGGCGTTAATCGTGCAGTTATCGTTTGCACAAAGCAAAACCATTACCGGTACGGTTACCGACCAAGAAGGTCTACCCCTGCCAGGCGTGAACATTTTAGTTCAGGGAACTACTAATGGAACCCAAACCGACTTTGATGGAAACTATGCCATTTCGGCTAGCGAAGGTCAATCATTAGTATTCTCCTACATCGGGTACAAAAATGAAACCCGAACCATTGGAGGATCGACCACCATTAACCTTCAAATGTCGGAGGACGCCCAGGCCCTTGACGAAGTGGTCGTTACCGCCCTCGGTATTAAAAGGGAGAAAAAATCCTTAGGATACGCGACACAAAAAGTCGATGCCGAAGAGCTTACCACAGTAAAAGAATCGAACGTACTGAACCAACTTTCAGGAAAAGTTGCCGGTCTTGCGGTTCAAAGAACCAATAACCTCGGGGGGTCCACCAACGTTGTTATAAGGGGACAAACCTCGCTAACAGGCTCAAACCAAGCCCTGTTCGTTGTTGACGGTGTGCCAATTTCCAACAGGAATACCAATACAGGTACTCAGTCACAAGGTGCCACTGGATATGATTACGGTAACCCTATTTCCGACATCAACCCAGACGATATAGAATCCATGAACGTCTTAAAAGGAGCTGCCGCAACCGCTTTATACGGTTCAAGAGCCTCCAATGGTGTTATTGTCATAAACACAAAAAAAGGTACCAGCGCGAACAAGAAGGATTATACCATAACCTTATCTTCAAACGCCAGTATCGGTAGCATCGACAATACTACCTTTCCTAAATTCCAACAAGAATACGGAGCGGGCTATGGTGGTGACGACTACAATTTTACACCATCTGATTTTAATGGGGATGGAACAATTGACCGTTATGCAAACGTAAATGACGATGCATCTTTCGGTCCTGCATTCGACTCTAATTTAAAATTACTACAATGGGACGCCCTATACCCGCAGCTTCCCGACACTTACGGAGTTGCACGACCTTGGGAGGCTTCCAAAAACGGTCCTTTGAGCTTTTTTACCACTCCAACCTCCTTTACGAACTCCGTTTCCGTTGCAAAACAATTTGCGGATAGGGATGGCTCATTCAGACTATCTTACTCAAATTACGATGCCACAGGTATCCTTCCTAACAGCTCTCAGAAGAGAAATACATTTTCCCTATCTGCCACTGCTATGTTGACCGATAAGTTACAAGCTACCGGTTATGTTACCTATGTAAACAGTAAAACCGTAGGTCGTAACTCTACCGGTTACAATGACAACATTGTAGGTTTTATGCGTCAGTGGGGTCAAAACAATGTTGACTTCGCAAAGCAAAAAGCCGCTTATGAAGCCACTGGTGAAAACATCACTTGGAACCCTAAGTCCCCAACGGATTTACAACCCATATATTGGGATAATCCCTATTGGACACGTTATGAAAACTATCAAAACGATGGCAGGGACAGATTAACAGGTTATGCCCAATTAAAATACGACATTACCGATAATCTATCCGTTACAGGTAAAGCGGCCGTAGATCAGTATAGCGAAATACAAGAAGAAAGACGCGCCGTAGGGTCTGTTGCTACCGCTTTTGGTATCAACGAAGGCAGTGATGGAAGTTACAACAGAAACGACCAACAGTCGGGGTACCTCAGAAGGAACATCAATTCAAGGGAAACCAATGTAGACCTATTGATAAATTACTCAAAAAACTTTACCGATGATTTAAGTTTCAGTTCTTTTCTAGGTGGAAATGTTAGGCATTCGACCCTTAACATGCTTACCGCTGCAACAAATGGTGGTCTAAAGGTTCCTGGGGTATACTCCTTGCAAAATACCACAGATGCATTGCCCAATCCAAAGGAAAGGGATGAAACGATAGAGGTTCAAAGCTTTTATGCCGGAGCTACTTTCGGTTACAGGGATTTCCTTTTCCTAGAAGGTACCTTACGACGTGACCAATCATCTACCCTACCTGCTGACAATAATTCCTATTATTACCCAGCTGTTTCAGGTTCATACTTGTTTTCCAACAACCTAAACGTACCCTTTATCAAATTCGGTAAATTAAGGGCTAACTGGGCACAAATTGGTAATGATACCGGTTTTGATGATATCTACGACACCTACACCGCCTTAACTTCCTTTCAAGGAAATGCCGCGGCTGCCGTAAGTAACTCAAAGAAAAACCCAAACTTAAAACCTGAGCTATCAACATCGTATGAAGTAGGTCTTGAAATGAGGTTTCTAGAAAAGGCAAACCTAGGGTTTGACCTTGCTTTGTACAAAACAAACACTACAGATCAGATTGTTCCCGTATCCGTAAGTGAAACTACAGGTTACGTTAGCAAGATCATTAATGCCGGGGAACTAGAAAGCAAGGGTATTGAACTAACCGCTTTTTCGGAATTCGATATTACCGATGACTTTAAATGGAAACTCAATGTAAACTGGTCTAAAAACGAAAGTACTGTAATCTCTCTAGCCGAGGGACTTGACGAACTGTTGATCGGTTCATTTGGAGTGCAAGTAGTAGCCAAACCAGGAGAAAGGTACGGCGCCTTAAAAGGAACCGATTACACATATAACGAGAATGGTCAAAGAATAATCGGAGATAACGGAAAACCTGTTTGGAGTGACGCCGACCAAATTATTGGTAACGGTAACCCTGATTGGGTAGGTGGTGTCAGAAATACTTTCGCATACAAAAACTTGGCCTTAAGTGTATTTGTAGATATTAGAAGCGGTGGTGACATGTACTCATTAGACCAACGTTATGGACAAGCTACGGGCGTGCTCGCAAGCACATCGTACATTAACGATTTAGGCAACCCCGTAAGAAACGCTCTTTCAGATGGCGGTGGTTTTATATACGAGGGGGTATTAGCCGATGGAACACCGAACACAACAAGACTAGATGCAAGTGGTTTTGGAAACACAGGTTACCAGGCATTACCTTTAAGCGAATTTGTATACGATGCTTCCTTTGTTAAATTGCGCGAAGTTAGTTTGGCGTACAATTTCCCTAAGGATTTTGTCTCAAAATTAAAAATGGACAATTTATCTTTAAGTCTAGTTGGATCAAACTTGTGGATCATACATAAAAATATACCGGATGCCGATCCCGAAACAGGTTTTGGAGCTGGTAATATTCAAGGGATTTCCTCCGGATCTTTACCTACCACAAGGAACTTTGCCCTAAACGTTAAACTTCAATTTTAA
- the rpsL gene encoding 30S ribosomal protein S12: MPTISQLVRKGRSTITKKSKSAALDSCPQRRGVCTRVYTTTPKKPNSAMRKVARVRLTNGKEVNAYIPGEGHNLQEHSIVLVRGGRVKDLPGVRYHIVRGALDTAGVAGRTQRRSKYGAKRPKK, from the coding sequence ATGCCAACAATTTCACAATTAGTACGAAAAGGAAGGTCCACGATTACTAAGAAGAGTAAATCGGCGGCTTTGGATTCGTGTCCTCAAAGAAGGGGTGTTTGTACTCGTGTTTATACGACTACGCCAAAGAAACCAAATTCAGCTATGAGAAAAGTAGCGAGGGTTAGGTTGACCAATGGTAAGGAAGTGAACGCTTACATACCCGGAGAAGGACATAACCTCCAAGAGCACTCGATAGTATTAGTAAGGGGCGGAAGGGTGAAGGATTTGCCAGGTGTTAGATACCATATCGTTAGAGGTGCTTTGGATACTGCAGGTGTTGCAGGAAGGACTCAACGTAGGTCTAAGTACGGTGCAAAACGCCCTAAGAAGTAA
- the rpsG gene encoding 30S ribosomal protein S7: MRKRQAKKRPLLPDPRFNDQLVTRFVNMMMWDGKKSIAFSVFYDAMDIVEEKKTDDEKTALELWKDALSNVMPHVEVRSRRVGGATFQIPMQIRPDRKISTAMKWLISFARKRNEKGMAQKLAAEVLAASKEEGAAVKKRVDTHKMAEANKAFSHFRF, from the coding sequence ATGAGAAAAAGACAGGCAAAAAAAAGACCACTTTTACCGGATCCGAGATTTAACGATCAATTGGTGACGCGTTTCGTCAATATGATGATGTGGGACGGTAAGAAGTCTATCGCTTTTAGTGTTTTTTACGATGCAATGGATATCGTAGAAGAAAAAAAGACCGATGACGAAAAAACTGCTTTAGAGCTTTGGAAAGATGCTCTTTCCAATGTGATGCCTCACGTTGAGGTGAGAAGTAGAAGGGTTGGTGGGGCTACGTTCCAGATTCCGATGCAAATCAGACCGGACCGTAAGATATCTACCGCAATGAAATGGCTTATCAGTTTCGCTAGAAAGCGTAACGAGAAAGGTATGGCCCAAAAATTGGCAGCTGAGGTTCTTGCCGCTTCGAAAGAAGAAGGTGCAGCTGTTAAAAAGAGAGTTGATACGCATAAAATGGCTGAGGCCAATAAGGCATTTTCCCACTTTAGATTTTAA